One Xenopus tropicalis strain Nigerian chromosome 8, UCB_Xtro_10.0, whole genome shotgun sequence genomic window carries:
- the LOC108648286 gene encoding olfactory receptor 5B12-like, with protein MIELRTYFSVDKVKGSTADIHLSEPVKAKETEHVVVFEDYGILTPPGQHLYLACQTTLPSNAVGGTECLILAVMACDRYAAICQPLHYNTVMNKTFCICVAAGSWILSFISAFLHVYFTFQLPYCRSHNVNHYFCEMPPFFRLSCRDTWPNELANYITASIIAMCSFLLILISYIHIISTILKIRSSDGRKKSFSTCTSHLTVVSLFYGTILTMYMSPHTAYSSIGNTLSIIYSTVIPMLNPIIYSMRNKDVKSTIRKQMKNKNYF; from the exons ATGATTGAGTTGAG GACATACTTTTCAGTGGACAAAGTCAAAGGTTCTACAGCAGACATCCACCTTTCTGAGCCTGTGAAagccaaagagacagaacatGTGGTGGTTTTTGAAGACTACGGAATCTTGACACCTCCTGGGCAACACCTTTACCTGGCATGTCAAACAACTCTCCCATCCAACG CCGTAGGTGGGACGGAGTGTTTGATTTTAGCTGTTATGGCCTGTGACAGGTATGCAGCCATATGTCAGCCATTACACTACAATACAGTTATGAACAAGACATTCTGTATATGTGTGGCTGCTGGATCATGGATTCTTTCCTTTATCAGTGCTTTCCTCCATGTTTATTTTACCTTTCAACTGCCTTATTGCCGTTCTCACAATGTTAACCATTATTTCTGTGAGATGCCTCCTTTCTTTCGTCTCTCTTGCCGAGATACTTGGCCCAATGAATTAGCCAATTACATCACAGCCAGTATAATTGCCATGTGTTCCTTCCTTTTAATTCTGATTTCATATATTCACATAATCTCCACTATTCTGAAGATCCGTTCTAGTGATGGAAGAAAAAAATCTTTCTCCACGTGCACATCCCATCTCACAGTGGTCTCTCTGTTCTATGGCACCATCTTGACCATGTATATGAGCCCCCACACTGCATATTCAAGCATAGGCAATACATTGTCCATTATTTATTCAACTGTGATCCCAATGCTGAATCCTATCATCTACAGCATGAGAAATAAAGATGTCAAAAGCACCataagaaaacaaatgaaaaacaaaaactatttctGA